A section of the Paenibacillus aurantius genome encodes:
- a CDS encoding YjcZ family sporulation protein, protein MSGVGGFGFTSIGVILVLYILLVIVLSAGFLI, encoded by the coding sequence GTGAGTGGTGTTGGAGGGTTTGGCTTTACTTCGATTGGGGTAATTCTGGTTCTTTATATCCTGCTTGTCATCGTCCTGTCTGCTGGCTTCTTGATCTAA
- a CDS encoding YjcZ family sporulation protein, with translation MSCARGFGFTSIGIVLVLYILLVIVLSAGFLI, from the coding sequence GTGAGCTGTGCAAGAGGGTTTGGCTTCACTTCGATTGGGATCGTTCTGGTTCTTTATATCCTGCTCGTGATCGTCCTGTCTGCTGGTTTCTTGATCTAA
- a CDS encoding YjcZ family sporulation protein, with translation MSCARGFGFTSIGIVLVLYILLVIVLSAGFLI, from the coding sequence GTGAGTTGTGCTAGAGGGTTTGGCTTCACTTCGATTGGGATAGTTCTCGTTCTTTATATCCTGCTCGTGATCGTCCTGTCTGCTGGCTTCTTGATCTAA
- a CDS encoding nucleotidyltransferase family protein, with product MRLTGLEAAERFVFRHHPHCTLAVLGGSGGRRQDTAGSDLDLVIVDDEAPWAYRKTLREEDWLVEQFVLTSDSFRDLFDAGVHAANPTLQRMLTEGVLLRCEEAAERILKEAQDDLAAGPMPWSSGERDAQRYWITDLWEDVKDASCSVEQWFALHRLTIVLSEFHLRVNKQWIAEGKHLYRELKAFDGRMASALEQALQTFYGQGDLGAYEEVVAATLAPYGGLLREGYEE from the coding sequence ATGAGACTGACAGGGCTGGAAGCGGCGGAGCGCTTTGTGTTCCGCCATCATCCACATTGTACGCTTGCGGTTCTGGGTGGCAGCGGAGGCCGGCGGCAGGACACCGCCGGATCGGACCTCGATTTGGTTATCGTGGATGACGAGGCACCATGGGCTTACCGCAAAACGCTTCGGGAGGAGGACTGGCTGGTGGAGCAGTTCGTCCTTACCTCCGACAGCTTCAGGGATCTATTCGATGCGGGGGTTCACGCGGCCAACCCTACCCTTCAAAGAATGCTGACGGAAGGGGTACTTCTCCGGTGCGAGGAAGCGGCCGAGAGAATTCTGAAGGAAGCCCAAGACGACCTCGCGGCCGGCCCCATGCCCTGGTCGTCAGGTGAGAGGGATGCGCAGAGGTACTGGATTACCGATTTATGGGAGGATGTAAAGGATGCCTCCTGCTCCGTAGAGCAGTGGTTTGCGCTGCACCGGCTGACCATCGTTTTGTCGGAATTCCATCTACGGGTCAATAAGCAGTGGATCGCAGAGGGAAAGCATCTTTACCGGGAACTGAAAGCCTTTGACGGCCGAATGGCTTCAGCCCTGGAGCAGGCGCTTCAAACCTTTTACGGCCAGGGAGATTTAGGAGCTTATGAGGAAGTGGTTGCTGCAACGCTCGCCCCTTATGGCGGCCTGCTTCGGGAAGGCTACGAGGAATAA
- a CDS encoding Gfo/Idh/MocA family protein translates to MLKAGLIGIGFMGRTHLKNYIRLEEEGFPVRLTSICDIDSRKFQGIYTEGNIQVPSADIDYSRYRQYTDIDRMLEEEELDFVDIVLPTYLHKEVTLKALRKGLHVLCEKPMALNSADGAEMIRVSKETGRKLMIAHCLRFWPEYEYLKETVASGRYGKVRSASFYRLCSPPIWTYENWMIRAETSGGGLLDFHIHDIDIIHWLFGRPLAVTTVGGDVLPESTLDVLSAQYLYEDRKVVTAHMDRSIEGDVGFEMAYRVTFEGGTLLFEKRVLKDHPKDGRGFVPELSKDAGYYREIRYFANAIRNNTPVDVANPEDTLTALLIAEAERQSAFEKGTPVPIATPSLSV, encoded by the coding sequence ATGCTGAAAGCCGGACTAATTGGAATCGGGTTTATGGGGAGGACACACCTGAAGAACTATATCCGCCTGGAGGAAGAAGGCTTTCCCGTCCGCCTGACCTCCATCTGCGACATTGACTCCCGAAAGTTTCAAGGGATCTATACGGAGGGAAATATTCAAGTGCCGAGTGCGGACATCGATTATAGCCGGTATCGGCAGTACACCGATATCGACAGGATGCTGGAAGAGGAGGAGTTGGATTTCGTCGACATCGTTCTTCCTACTTACCTGCACAAGGAGGTCACCCTAAAAGCCCTTAGGAAAGGCCTTCATGTCCTGTGCGAGAAGCCCATGGCCTTAAACAGCGCGGATGGCGCGGAGATGATTCGGGTTTCGAAGGAAACGGGACGGAAGCTGATGATCGCTCACTGCCTCCGGTTCTGGCCGGAATACGAGTATTTAAAGGAAACGGTGGCAAGCGGACGGTATGGCAAGGTTCGTTCCGCGTCCTTTTACCGGCTCTGCAGTCCGCCCATCTGGACCTACGAGAATTGGATGATCCGGGCGGAGACGAGCGGGGGAGGCCTGCTGGATTTTCATATTCACGACATCGACATCATCCATTGGCTGTTCGGACGCCCTCTCGCGGTAACGACGGTTGGCGGAGACGTCCTGCCCGAAAGCACACTCGATGTCCTGTCGGCCCAATACCTGTACGAGGACCGGAAGGTGGTCACGGCCCATATGGACCGATCCATCGAAGGGGACGTCGGCTTCGAGATGGCGTACCGGGTCACCTTCGAGGGAGGGACCCTGCTCTTCGAGAAGCGGGTGCTTAAGGATCATCCGAAGGACGGCCGGGGCTTTGTGCCCGAGCTTTCGAAGGATGCGGGCTATTACCGCGAAATAAGGTATTTCGCCAATGCCATTCGGAACAACACCCCGGTCGATGTCGCGAATCCCGAAGATACGTTAACCGCACTGCTTATTGCGGAAGCCGAAAGGCAGTCTGCCTTCGAGAAGGGAACGCCTGTCCCCATTGCCACACCAAGCCTTTCGGTATAA
- a CDS encoding AraC family transcriptional regulator, with protein MRYEIQNVISINKLITCYYFELAKNYRYAGEKHDFWELYYVDKGEMSIETDFGHFNLKQGDLLFHEPNEFHSPRSNGVVACNVFIVTFECDSSPMSFFLKQKLFHLGDYERSLLSQMMKEGFNAFGVNPFHTGRILSARENAPFGSEQMFRINLETLLIRLIRNSTSPQPVYKLSSAAREKQEMDTTDKILAYMEENIGQNLTLDHLCEVFTIGRTQLSILFKKRVGRGVMEHSNDLKIQKAKVLIREEDYNLTEISELLGYSSVHYFSRHFKKATGMTPSEYAKSLRAGFSRYRPH; from the coding sequence ATGCGTTATGAGATCCAGAATGTCATTTCCATCAACAAGCTGATTACATGCTACTATTTCGAATTGGCCAAAAATTACCGGTATGCCGGAGAGAAGCATGACTTTTGGGAGCTCTATTATGTGGATAAGGGCGAAATGTCCATCGAGACGGATTTCGGCCATTTCAACCTGAAGCAGGGCGATCTGCTGTTTCATGAGCCGAATGAGTTTCACAGCCCCCGCAGCAACGGTGTCGTGGCTTGCAACGTCTTCATCGTCACCTTCGAATGCGATTCTTCGCCCATGTCCTTTTTCCTTAAGCAGAAGCTGTTTCACCTGGGGGATTACGAGCGGTCCCTGCTGTCCCAGATGATGAAGGAAGGGTTTAACGCCTTCGGGGTTAATCCGTTTCATACGGGACGGATCCTCAGCGCACGAGAGAACGCTCCCTTCGGCAGCGAGCAGATGTTCCGCATAAATCTTGAGACCTTGCTCATCCGCCTAATCCGCAACAGCACCTCTCCTCAGCCTGTCTACAAGCTTTCTTCCGCCGCAAGGGAGAAGCAGGAGATGGACACTACAGATAAAATCCTCGCCTATATGGAAGAGAACATCGGCCAGAACCTTACGCTCGACCATCTGTGCGAAGTCTTTACCATCGGAAGAACCCAATTGAGCATTCTGTTCAAGAAAAGAGTCGGACGTGGAGTCATGGAGCACTCCAACGACCTCAAAATCCAAAAGGCCAAGGTTCTGATCCGTGAGGAAGATTACAACTTGACCGAAATCTCCGAGCTTCTCGGCTACAGCAGCGTGCATTACTTCTCCCGCCACTTCAAGAAAGCGACCGGAATGACGCCCTCCGAGTATGCCAAATCCTTAAGGGCCGGCTTCAGCCGTTACCGGCCCCACTGA
- a CDS encoding Gfo/Idh/MocA family protein — protein MNTGKVRFAVVGCGGISASHFQGINETEEAELVAVCDANEQRAEETAAKYGVRAYTRLEVLLAQPDIDAVCICTPSGLHAEQTIMAAAAGKHVVCEKPMAIVLEDVEQMIEACSQAGVKLTTIFPRRMSPAAVFVKKLIDEGRLGRLSLCSGYVKFYRNQAYYDSAGWRGTWAMDGGGAMMNQGIHTVDLLQWLAGPVESLKGFARNVLRDIEVEDTAVTALQFCNGALGTLEATTTAYKQPDHQIIIHGDLGTVVLTGDQITTLEVMGEPIEIPDFPPFQVIPDGHRMQIRDMSRAILENREPQVTGEDGRHSLEIILGTYESHRSHREIHFRNPVQQA, from the coding sequence ATGAATACCGGAAAAGTAAGATTTGCCGTTGTCGGCTGCGGGGGTATCTCGGCGAGTCATTTTCAAGGAATTAATGAAACGGAAGAGGCGGAGCTGGTCGCCGTTTGCGACGCCAATGAGCAAAGAGCCGAGGAGACGGCCGCCAAATACGGCGTACGCGCTTATACACGGCTGGAAGTCCTGCTTGCCCAGCCGGATATCGATGCGGTGTGCATTTGCACACCTAGCGGGCTGCATGCCGAACAGACGATAATGGCAGCCGCCGCTGGCAAGCATGTTGTTTGCGAGAAGCCGATGGCCATCGTGCTGGAGGATGTGGAGCAGATGATCGAGGCCTGCTCGCAGGCCGGCGTCAAGCTGACCACCATCTTCCCGAGAAGAATGTCTCCTGCCGCCGTATTCGTGAAGAAGCTGATCGACGAGGGACGGCTCGGCCGCTTGAGCCTCTGCTCGGGGTATGTGAAATTTTACCGGAATCAGGCTTATTACGACAGCGCCGGCTGGAGAGGGACTTGGGCCATGGACGGCGGCGGAGCCATGATGAACCAGGGAATTCATACGGTCGACCTGCTGCAATGGCTCGCCGGACCGGTCGAGAGCTTGAAGGGATTCGCCCGCAACGTTCTGCGGGATATTGAAGTGGAAGACACGGCGGTTACCGCGCTTCAATTCTGCAATGGGGCACTTGGAACGCTGGAAGCCACCACCACGGCTTATAAGCAGCCGGATCATCAGATTATCATCCATGGGGATTTGGGGACGGTTGTTCTGACCGGAGACCAAATTACTACCCTTGAGGTCATGGGGGAACCCATCGAAATTCCGGATTTTCCGCCGTTTCAGGTCATCCCGGACGGGCACCGCATGCAAATAAGGGACATGTCACGGGCCATCCTCGAGAATCGTGAACCGCAGGTCACGGGGGAAGACGGCCGCCATTCGCTCGAGATTATCCTCGGAACGTATGAGTCCCACCGCAGTCACCGGGAAATCCACTTCCGGAACCCGGTGCAGCAGGCTTAA
- a CDS encoding Gfo/Idh/MocA family protein, with the protein MSNRIFGIIGCQHGHIAGFLTEMLRLGHRCAGISETGEPALAERLSRQHGIPLVKEARRLLEDPEVSVIGSSAVNAFKLDVIEQCEAYGKHVMLDKPIAVNRHQLERLEGVIGRGGIQIGMMLTERFRPVLYTLSRMLERGELGKVVSLTMRKPHKLTPSSRHAWHFSKEQNGGIVIDLFVHDFDLLRWLTGQEIRSVQTVVTKNGMPEYPTFYDTACAQVVMDGGALAQLYSDWHTPEASWTWGDCRIFITGTAGAAELRLSGDPAIAKEELFFRILHDSPYERVELEAPPWSLTEDFLRRLEGKDSRLTHKDVLQTCRAAVEADEKAVFLNNVHQPIG; encoded by the coding sequence ATGTCTAATCGAATCTTCGGCATTATCGGCTGCCAGCACGGCCACATTGCCGGCTTTCTTACGGAAATGCTGCGGTTGGGTCACCGCTGTGCAGGGATTAGCGAAACGGGGGAGCCGGCTCTGGCCGAGCGGCTTTCCCGGCAGCACGGCATTCCCCTGGTGAAGGAGGCGAGAAGGCTGCTCGAGGACCCAGAGGTAAGTGTGATCGGGTCGTCGGCCGTGAATGCGTTCAAGCTGGACGTGATCGAGCAGTGCGAGGCTTACGGGAAGCACGTCATGCTCGACAAGCCGATTGCGGTCAACCGCCATCAGCTGGAACGCTTGGAAGGGGTGATCGGTAGAGGAGGCATCCAGATCGGGATGATGCTAACCGAGCGGTTCCGCCCTGTCCTCTATACCTTGAGCCGGATGCTGGAGAGAGGAGAGCTAGGCAAAGTGGTCAGCCTCACCATGCGCAAGCCGCATAAGCTGACTCCTTCTTCCCGCCACGCCTGGCATTTCTCGAAGGAACAGAACGGAGGCATTGTCATTGATTTGTTTGTGCATGACTTCGACCTTCTCCGCTGGCTGACCGGCCAGGAAATCCGTTCCGTCCAGACGGTCGTCACGAAGAACGGCATGCCCGAGTATCCGACCTTCTATGACACCGCCTGCGCCCAGGTGGTCATGGACGGGGGAGCGCTCGCCCAGCTTTATTCCGATTGGCACACCCCCGAAGCCAGCTGGACCTGGGGAGACTGCCGGATTTTCATTACCGGAACCGCCGGGGCGGCTGAGCTCCGCTTAAGCGGAGACCCCGCCATAGCGAAGGAAGAGCTCTTCTTCCGCATCCTTCATGACTCGCCTTATGAGCGGGTGGAGTTGGAGGCGCCCCCGTGGAGCCTGACGGAGGATTTCCTCAGGCGCCTGGAGGGGAAGGACTCACGCTTAACCCATAAGGACGTGCTGCAGACCTGTCGGGCGGCCGTGGAGGCCGACGAGAAGGCCGTCTTTCTGAACAACGTCCATCAACCCATCGGCTAG
- a CDS encoding carbohydrate ABC transporter permease — protein sequence MRHWMNRARTLLLGDMEGMGVIALLLLYLLLVDVALMYLNPFLYMLSTMFKTTADLLDPTVKWIPTSMEWANLKLAWDGLQFPKALKSSLTISLASAGGQIVVCSLAGYSFARLKFPGRNLLFGLLVFSFLIPPQTLIIPLYVLYRKLDLLGSPMAIITPALLGHGLRGALFVIIFRQFFSTLPKELEDAALIDGAGPFRVYWKVMVPLAKPAVLVVFLFSFVWHWNETFITGLVLNGSDLPLSVSLSHLDKVLRGMYGGDGTEPSFDLNETIRMAASFLIIMPPLIVYLIAQRWFVEGVERTGLVE from the coding sequence ATGAGACATTGGATGAACCGGGCCCGCACCCTGCTGCTCGGCGATATGGAAGGGATGGGGGTAATTGCCCTGCTGCTCCTCTACCTGCTGCTGGTCGATGTGGCTTTGATGTACTTGAACCCGTTCCTGTATATGCTCTCCACCATGTTCAAAACGACAGCGGATCTGCTGGATCCGACGGTCAAGTGGATTCCCACTTCCATGGAATGGGCGAATCTGAAGCTGGCTTGGGATGGCCTCCAGTTTCCCAAAGCCTTAAAGAGCAGCCTGACCATTTCACTTGCTTCCGCTGGGGGGCAGATTGTCGTCTGTTCCCTTGCCGGCTATTCCTTCGCCCGTTTGAAGTTTCCGGGGCGCAACCTGCTGTTCGGGCTCTTGGTATTCAGCTTCTTGATCCCGCCGCAGACGCTGATTATTCCGCTCTACGTGCTGTACCGGAAGCTGGATCTGCTCGGCTCCCCGATGGCGATCATCACACCGGCTCTGCTAGGGCACGGGCTTCGCGGCGCCTTGTTCGTCATCATCTTCCGGCAGTTCTTCTCCACGCTGCCTAAAGAACTGGAGGACGCGGCCCTTATTGACGGGGCCGGGCCGTTCCGGGTGTATTGGAAAGTTATGGTTCCCTTGGCCAAACCGGCCGTTCTTGTCGTCTTTCTCTTTTCGTTTGTATGGCATTGGAACGAAACCTTCATTACCGGACTCGTGCTTAACGGAAGTGATCTCCCCTTGTCCGTCAGTCTGTCCCATCTTGACAAAGTCTTGAGGGGAATGTACGGCGGGGATGGCACCGAGCCGAGCTTCGACTTGAACGAGACCATCCGCATGGCGGCCAGCTTCCTGATCATCATGCCGCCGCTGATCGTCTATTTGATTGCCCAGCGCTGGTTCGTGGAAGGCGTGGAGCGGACCGGACTGGTTGAATAA
- a CDS encoding carbohydrate ABC transporter permease, which yields MIGTSNRKRVRLSVESQQAISGYLFLLPWLVGLAVFVFYPLGYSLYMSFHKIRFTGTGMKFEWKGFENYTYAFLSDNTFVAALLSILKNSVLVIPIIVVFSLFVAVLLNLKFKGRMAFRGIFFLPVIFSTGQVLTEIFNQKAGSLDLLNNYDVAGFLAANLPKLWADPILAVLNMFVVILWYSGVQILLYLAGLQTISTNVYEASMIDGATPWEIFWKITLPALTPFILLNVIYTIVDMFTLPLLNPVLSMITANMTNPNLGYGYSAAQGWIYFVMVFLILLLVLAAARKTVYNGAER from the coding sequence ATGATCGGAACCTCTAACCGCAAGCGGGTCCGGCTCTCGGTCGAGAGCCAGCAGGCGATCTCGGGCTACCTTTTCCTGCTTCCCTGGCTGGTCGGGTTGGCCGTCTTCGTTTTTTATCCGCTCGGCTATTCCCTGTACATGAGCTTTCATAAGATCCGCTTCACGGGAACGGGAATGAAGTTTGAGTGGAAGGGCTTCGAGAACTACACGTATGCGTTTCTGTCCGATAATACTTTCGTTGCCGCTCTGTTGAGCATTCTTAAGAACTCGGTTCTGGTTATCCCGATTATCGTCGTGTTTTCCTTGTTCGTCGCGGTGCTGCTTAACTTGAAATTCAAAGGCCGGATGGCTTTCCGGGGCATTTTCTTCCTGCCGGTTATCTTCAGCACCGGTCAGGTGCTCACGGAGATCTTCAACCAGAAGGCCGGCAGCCTCGATCTTCTTAACAATTACGACGTGGCGGGGTTCCTGGCGGCGAATCTGCCCAAACTATGGGCGGATCCGATACTGGCCGTCCTCAATATGTTCGTCGTCATTTTGTGGTATTCGGGCGTGCAGATCCTTCTGTACCTGGCGGGACTGCAAACCATCAGTACGAACGTCTACGAAGCCTCCATGATCGATGGGGCGACGCCTTGGGAAATCTTCTGGAAGATTACCCTGCCCGCCTTGACGCCTTTCATTTTGCTAAACGTGATTTATACCATCGTCGACATGTTCACCCTGCCGCTTCTGAATCCGGTTCTCAGCATGATCACGGCGAATATGACCAATCCGAATCTCGGGTACGGGTATTCGGCGGCGCAAGGCTGGATCTACTTCGTCATGGTGTTTCTCATCCTTCTTCTCGTGCTGGCTGCGGCGAGAAAGACGGTTTACAACGGTGCGGAAAGGTAG
- a CDS encoding DUF5696 domain-containing protein — MRKRAAAGLLAAVLLIIFLVIQQPWKSWTQAVPANRQVEGNVIDPSSIQAVSYKADSFQKYAEADGLELWVNDAGHLKIRHKDSGKEWSSLPSEAALAAEPKGLWRNHLLSPFLADYVDGSKQNTSVTISTANLDDSKTKVTIRPASAGVEIGYDLRTLGISFNVKAVLAQGHLDITVPAESIKETSSKQVTSLWPYPFMGAVRKQDIQDGYMLVPAEMGALVPMKDEKQLPYRYTALLYGTDRALPDQGTGRSFDAPLPVFGMAHDGQSFLGVIKEGETAASVHATPAGLYTSFHWIAPQFHYRQSYFRQTSRLGAGYKAMEKELLREDRAIRYYFQTAEKANYAGMAADYRTDIMETYGLKQRQGASDPRLQLTIYGGAEEKGLFQPHFVTATTFDQAFAITESLHKAGVGKLDATLVGWSEGGEESRLPAVLPAEKKLGGMEGLKSFIKRSQALGDRILLQSDYSQSRNNDRFVPSRDAVRNRNNRTLEGDYNGKKMYDNPSDVALRLFQEQVQPLKQLGIDGVVLKGIGHFVFSDNRKGHEVSRRQAAEELAQIFRLSKETFPLTRTLHGNAYSLAGVNGIGTLPMGETYDLVATKSVPFYPMALHGLVDYSGSFLNLSNRKAYLKSVEYGASLSYLLTHESPDVLRKTPGAGIFSSRYEEWKDTIVQDYKHWNEILGPLSNRFMTGHRELAPGVTETQYDNGSRVVVNYNNVPYRDGAFTVPPGDYALREGGTGK, encoded by the coding sequence GTGCGTAAACGTGCAGCAGCCGGTCTTCTGGCAGCGGTTCTGCTGATTATCTTCCTCGTGATCCAGCAGCCCTGGAAATCGTGGACCCAAGCCGTTCCTGCCAACCGACAGGTAGAGGGGAACGTGATCGACCCGTCCTCGATCCAGGCGGTGTCCTACAAAGCCGACAGCTTCCAGAAATACGCGGAAGCGGACGGTCTGGAGCTTTGGGTCAACGATGCCGGACATCTGAAGATAAGGCATAAGGATTCCGGTAAGGAATGGAGCAGCCTTCCTTCCGAAGCCGCTCTGGCCGCGGAGCCGAAGGGGCTGTGGAGGAACCATCTTCTCTCTCCTTTCCTGGCCGATTATGTGGACGGATCGAAGCAGAATACAAGCGTCACCATCTCGACCGCCAACCTGGACGATTCCAAAACCAAGGTCACGATCCGCCCCGCTTCAGCCGGGGTGGAAATCGGCTATGACCTGAGAACGCTCGGGATCTCCTTCAACGTCAAGGCCGTCTTGGCCCAAGGACACTTGGACATAACCGTTCCGGCTGAATCCATCAAAGAAACGTCCAGCAAGCAGGTAACGTCCCTTTGGCCCTATCCTTTTATGGGAGCGGTCCGCAAGCAGGATATCCAGGACGGCTATATGCTGGTTCCGGCGGAAATGGGAGCCTTGGTGCCGATGAAGGACGAGAAGCAGCTTCCTTACCGGTACACGGCCCTTCTCTACGGGACCGACCGGGCGCTGCCCGACCAGGGAACAGGACGCAGCTTCGATGCCCCGCTTCCGGTATTCGGAATGGCCCATGACGGCCAGTCGTTCCTGGGCGTCATCAAGGAGGGGGAAACAGCGGCAAGTGTTCATGCCACTCCTGCCGGCCTGTACACGTCGTTTCACTGGATTGCCCCGCAATTTCACTACCGCCAGTCGTATTTCCGGCAAACCAGCCGGTTAGGAGCCGGTTACAAAGCGATGGAGAAAGAGCTGCTCCGGGAAGACCGGGCGATTCGGTATTATTTCCAGACGGCCGAGAAGGCGAATTACGCCGGAATGGCAGCCGATTACCGGACGGACATAATGGAGACGTACGGTTTGAAGCAACGGCAAGGAGCATCCGACCCGCGACTGCAGCTGACGATCTACGGAGGGGCGGAGGAAAAAGGCTTGTTTCAGCCCCATTTCGTGACGGCCACGACGTTCGACCAGGCGTTTGCCATCACCGAGTCGCTGCATAAAGCCGGGGTTGGCAAGCTGGACGCGACCCTGGTCGGATGGTCGGAGGGAGGAGAGGAGAGCCGACTCCCCGCTGTCTTGCCCGCGGAGAAGAAGCTGGGGGGGATGGAGGGGCTGAAAAGCTTTATCAAGCGTTCCCAGGCGTTAGGGGACCGAATCCTTCTGCAGAGCGATTATTCCCAATCCCGGAACAATGACCGCTTCGTACCTTCCCGGGATGCCGTTAGAAATCGGAACAACCGGACCCTGGAAGGCGACTACAACGGAAAGAAGATGTATGACAATCCATCGGATGTAGCTTTGCGCCTGTTTCAGGAACAGGTTCAGCCGTTGAAGCAGCTGGGGATTGACGGGGTCGTGCTGAAAGGGATTGGCCACTTTGTGTTCTCGGATAACCGCAAAGGCCATGAGGTGTCCCGCAGACAAGCGGCGGAGGAACTGGCACAGATTTTCCGACTGTCCAAGGAAACCTTTCCGCTTACCCGGACCCTACACGGCAATGCGTACAGTCTGGCGGGAGTCAACGGGATCGGCACGCTGCCGATGGGCGAAACCTATGATCTGGTTGCCACCAAAAGCGTTCCTTTCTACCCGATGGCCCTTCATGGACTGGTCGATTACAGCGGTTCCTTCCTTAACTTGAGCAACCGCAAGGCTTATCTGAAGAGCGTGGAATATGGAGCCAGCTTGTCCTATCTGCTTACGCATGAAAGCCCGGATGTTCTCCGCAAAACACCGGGCGCCGGAATTTTCAGCAGCCGCTATGAGGAATGGAAGGATACGATCGTGCAGGATTACAAGCATTGGAATGAAATTCTCGGGCCGCTCTCGAACCGCTTCATGACCGGTCACCGTGAGCTTGCGCCAGGAGTAACCGAGACACAGTATGACAACGGCAGCCGGGTTGTGGTGAATTACAATAACGTGCCTTACCGGGATGGCGCGTTTACGGTTCCGCCAGGGGATTATGCCTTACGGGAAGGAGGGACAGGAAAATGA
- a CDS encoding Yip1 family protein has protein sequence MKPLNIPPESTARLREKDRPSRQRELSSMGKDYLGAVGFQLKQAFRILKHPFDVFWDIRYRNRASLTASVVLLVLAYIVLLVSESLTAYTFNPTEAGVNPLQLLVQYGLPWLTWVMANYMIASIMKGQGRWTEVFTASSYSLMPFILLSVPAALITNVLTLSEKVVYSTAQWVMIGWTLILFFIMVKEIHNYDIQETIVNLVVTVLFMIAVWVLLFIVAGLTFQLYDFLTQVIREVTYRA, from the coding sequence TTGAAACCGTTGAACATCCCGCCTGAATCAACCGCTCGCCTCCGGGAGAAAGACCGGCCGAGCCGGCAAAGAGAGCTTTCTTCGATGGGGAAGGACTACCTCGGAGCGGTAGGCTTTCAGCTTAAGCAGGCTTTCCGAATCCTCAAGCATCCTTTTGATGTGTTCTGGGACATTCGTTACCGTAACCGGGCTTCGCTGACGGCCTCCGTTGTGCTGCTCGTCCTGGCCTATATCGTCCTGCTGGTATCCGAAAGCTTGACCGCCTATACGTTTAATCCGACGGAGGCCGGAGTCAACCCTCTCCAGCTGCTGGTGCAGTACGGCCTTCCTTGGCTGACCTGGGTCATGGCGAATTACATGATCGCATCCATCATGAAAGGCCAGGGAAGATGGACCGAGGTATTCACAGCAAGCAGCTATTCCCTAATGCCGTTCATTCTGCTCAGCGTTCCGGCTGCTTTAATTACCAATGTCTTGACCTTGAGTGAGAAGGTTGTTTACAGCACCGCCCAGTGGGTGATGATCGGATGGACCCTTATCCTGTTCTTTATTATGGTGAAAGAGATTCATAATTACGACATTCAGGAGACGATCGTCAACCTGGTCGTCACGGTATTGTTCATGATTGCCGTCTGGGTGCTTCTGTTCATTGTCGCCGGGTTGACCTTCCAGCTCTATGACTTCCTTACACAGGTCATCCGGGAGGTGACCTATCGTGCGTAA